A region of Candidatus Tanganyikabacteria bacterium DNA encodes the following proteins:
- the glmU gene encoding bifunctional UDP-N-acetylglucosamine diphosphorylase/glucosamine-1-phosphate N-acetyltransferase GlmU: protein MKGIVALVMAAGKGTRMASDRPKVLHEIAGEPMLGFLLAELEALRAKGLLSRVVAIVGHGAEEVRAYLAEVWPWVESVVQEPQLGTGHAVMQAAPELEGFEGSVAILNGDVPLFEGATLEALLAEHEERQARLTFLTCEHPRPDGLGRILRDPAGRVAGIVEHRDADARQREIKEINVGVYLAHWPTLRAALQTITPANDQGEYYLTDAIAGLVGGGHAVATVRTDDHVALGGINTRAELVSAGAEWRRRRGAYFLARQVTVEDPATTFIGPRVAIGADTVIEPFTQIHGGSRIGAGCVIGSHSRLVDAVVGNGATVRSSDVVDSEIGERTTVGPFARLRDHALVGSDARIGNFVELKKVAFGDGAKAAHLTYLGDAEVGDRANIGCGTVTCNYDGERKHRTRIGPGAFIGTNNTLVAPVEIGADAYTAAGSTITEDVPAGALALGRARQTVKEGWVARRRASRTEKQKSEA, encoded by the coding sequence GTGAAGGGCATTGTCGCGCTGGTCATGGCAGCCGGGAAGGGCACCCGCATGGCGTCCGACCGGCCGAAAGTCCTCCACGAGATCGCCGGCGAGCCGATGCTGGGCTTTCTCCTGGCCGAACTCGAGGCGCTGCGGGCAAAGGGCCTGCTGTCTCGCGTGGTCGCCATCGTCGGGCACGGGGCCGAAGAGGTCCGTGCCTACCTGGCCGAGGTGTGGCCGTGGGTCGAGTCGGTGGTCCAGGAGCCGCAACTGGGGACGGGGCACGCCGTGATGCAGGCCGCGCCGGAGCTGGAAGGCTTCGAGGGCAGCGTCGCGATCCTCAACGGCGACGTGCCGCTGTTCGAGGGCGCCACGCTCGAGGCGTTGCTGGCCGAGCACGAGGAGCGGCAGGCCCGCCTGACTTTCCTGACCTGCGAGCACCCGCGCCCGGACGGCCTCGGGCGCATCCTGCGCGACCCCGCCGGCCGAGTCGCGGGCATCGTGGAGCACCGGGACGCCGACGCGCGCCAGCGCGAGATCAAGGAGATCAACGTCGGGGTCTACCTGGCGCACTGGCCCACGCTCCGGGCCGCTCTCCAGACCATCACGCCGGCCAACGACCAGGGCGAGTACTACCTGACCGACGCCATCGCCGGCCTGGTCGGAGGCGGCCACGCGGTCGCGACCGTCAGGACCGACGACCACGTCGCCCTGGGCGGCATCAATACCCGGGCCGAACTGGTGAGCGCCGGCGCCGAGTGGCGCCGCCGCCGCGGGGCCTACTTCCTGGCTCGCCAGGTCACCGTCGAGGATCCGGCCACGACCTTCATCGGGCCACGGGTGGCGATCGGGGCGGACACGGTGATCGAGCCGTTCACGCAGATTCATGGCGGATCGCGCATCGGCGCCGGCTGCGTCATCGGGTCGCATTCCCGGCTGGTGGACGCCGTCGTCGGCAACGGGGCGACGGTGCGATCCTCCGACGTCGTGGACAGCGAAATCGGCGAGCGCACCACGGTCGGGCCATTCGCCCGCCTCCGCGACCACGCCCTCGTCGGCAGCGACGCCCGCATCGGCAACTTCGTGGAGCTCAAGAAGGTAGCGTTCGGGGACGGCGCCAAGGCGGCGCACCTCACCTACCTCGGCGACGCCGAGGTCGGCGACCGCGCCAACATCGGCTGCGGCACCGTGACCTGCAACTACGACGGCGAGCGCAAGCATCGCACCCGCATCGGTCCCGGGGCGTTCATCGGGACCAACAACACGCTCGTGGCACCGGTCGAGATTGGCGCGGACGCCTATACCGCGGCCGGTTCCACCATTACCGAGGACGTGCCGGCCGGCGCCCTGGCGCTCGGCCGCGCGCGCCAGACGGTCAAGGAAGGCTGGGTCGCCCGGCGCCGTGCGAGCCGGACGGAGAAACAGAAGAGCGAGGCGTAA
- the rlmN gene encoding 23S rRNA (adenine(2503)-C(2))-methyltransferase RlmN, translating to MLNPFGLSTPELEALAAQLGQPEFRGRQLARWLFKRNETDPAAMSDLPKGFREALQGRHGGRPHSGVGALDVLGQRVAADDTRKFLFGAAGGWTLEAVLMPYRESGTPRVTACISTQVGCAVGCVFCATGLSGFQKNVSAGEMVEQVVRMQRETDLRVSNVVFMGMGEPFLNYDETLKAARILNKEVGIGMRHLTISTSGVIPGIDRLADERLQLTLAVSLHAPNDELRDYLVPINKRYPLADLKRAMVGFFEKTGRRITVEYVLLAGVNDSEALARQLAVYLADMPGTHVNLIPYNATDAEFQPSTPAVAVRFRAILRERGVNATLRVERGAEIEGACGQLRRRLEGGAPLAKEAGG from the coding sequence ATGCTAAACCCGTTCGGCCTGTCCACGCCCGAACTCGAAGCGCTCGCCGCGCAACTCGGCCAGCCGGAGTTCCGGGGGCGGCAGCTCGCGCGCTGGCTGTTCAAGCGCAACGAAACCGATCCGGCGGCCATGAGCGATTTGCCCAAGGGGTTCCGGGAGGCGCTGCAAGGCCGGCACGGAGGCCGGCCCCACTCTGGCGTCGGCGCGCTCGATGTCCTCGGCCAGCGGGTCGCGGCCGACGACACGCGGAAGTTCCTGTTCGGCGCCGCGGGCGGCTGGACCCTCGAGGCGGTGCTGATGCCCTACCGGGAAAGCGGGACGCCGCGCGTGACGGCGTGCATTTCCACGCAGGTCGGTTGCGCGGTGGGCTGCGTGTTCTGCGCGACCGGCCTGTCTGGGTTCCAGAAGAACGTCTCGGCCGGCGAGATGGTCGAGCAGGTCGTGCGCATGCAGCGGGAGACCGATCTTCGCGTCTCCAACGTCGTGTTCATGGGCATGGGCGAACCGTTCCTCAACTACGACGAGACCTTGAAGGCAGCCCGCATCCTCAACAAGGAGGTGGGCATCGGCATGCGCCACCTGACGATTTCCACGTCGGGCGTCATCCCCGGCATCGACCGCCTGGCCGACGAGCGTCTGCAGCTCACGCTGGCCGTCTCGCTCCACGCGCCCAACGACGAGCTGCGCGACTACCTGGTGCCGATCAACAAGCGCTACCCGCTCGCGGATCTCAAGCGCGCGATGGTGGGGTTCTTCGAGAAGACCGGCCGCCGCATCACGGTCGAGTACGTGCTGCTGGCCGGGGTCAACGACTCCGAGGCGCTGGCGCGGCAGCTGGCGGTGTATCTTGCCGACATGCCGGGTACCCACGTCAACCTGATCCCCTACAACGCGACCGATGCCGAGTTTCAACCCAGCACCCCCGCGGTCGCGGTGCGCTTCCGCGCCATCCTGCGGGAGCGCGGGGTCAACGCCACGCTCCGCGTCGAGCGCGGGGCCGAGATCGAGGGGGCGTGCGGTCAGCTCCGGCGGCGGCTGGAGGGTGGCGCCCCGCTCGCCAAGGAGGCCGGTGGCTAG
- the rsgA gene encoding ribosome small subunit-dependent GTPase A, which produces MASGGLEPEVARSGKPAGLPGRVVRRISNVYWVAADAGPEFACQLRARLRKEQVEVRIGDRVGLAEVDAINATAAIAEVLPRTRTLARPPIANVDQILVVFAAAQPDFSPPLLDRFLVLAGCSDIPAAIVINKADLVPAATLAAIVEPYRAIGYQVAATSARNGDVAELAALLPGKVSVFAGPSGVGKSSLLNRFDPALALKAADVSAKLGRGRHTTTSASLYPVGGGFVADTPGYSHLAFPALDPEGLAWLYPELAPHASDCRLSDCLHDSEPDCAVKARAAVNPERYQSYLKFLHELVEQRRTSRARSQKVEAAVKTTGGPGGGKRLVRIDAEQRVDSRRTVKQRLAELATQRAEGTLDEERLAGFED; this is translated from the coding sequence GTGGCTAGCGGAGGGCTCGAGCCGGAGGTGGCCCGCTCCGGGAAGCCCGCGGGCCTGCCGGGACGCGTCGTCCGGCGGATTTCCAACGTCTACTGGGTCGCGGCCGACGCGGGCCCGGAGTTCGCGTGCCAGCTGCGGGCGCGGCTCCGAAAGGAGCAGGTGGAGGTGCGCATCGGGGACCGGGTGGGCCTGGCCGAGGTCGATGCGATCAACGCGACCGCGGCCATCGCGGAAGTCTTGCCCAGGACGCGGACCCTGGCCAGGCCGCCGATCGCCAACGTCGACCAGATCCTGGTGGTGTTTGCCGCGGCACAGCCGGATTTCAGCCCGCCGCTGCTCGATCGCTTCCTGGTGCTCGCGGGATGCAGCGACATCCCCGCGGCGATCGTGATCAACAAGGCGGATCTGGTGCCAGCCGCCACGCTGGCCGCGATCGTCGAGCCCTACCGGGCGATCGGCTACCAGGTTGCCGCCACGTCGGCGCGCAACGGCGACGTCGCCGAACTGGCCGCGCTCTTGCCGGGGAAGGTCTCGGTGTTCGCGGGACCTTCCGGGGTGGGAAAGTCCAGCCTCCTGAACCGGTTCGATCCGGCCCTGGCCCTCAAGGCCGCCGACGTGTCGGCGAAACTCGGGCGCGGCCGGCACACCACGACCTCGGCCTCGCTCTACCCGGTAGGCGGGGGCTTCGTCGCCGACACGCCCGGCTACAGCCACCTGGCCTTCCCTGCTCTGGATCCCGAGGGACTCGCCTGGCTCTACCCGGAACTCGCGCCGCATGCTTCGGATTGCCGGCTGTCGGACTGCCTGCACGACTCCGAGCCCGATTGCGCGGTGAAAGCCCGCGCCGCCGTGAACCCCGAGCGGTACCAGAGCTATCTCAAGTTCTTGCACGAACTGGTCGAGCAGCGGCGCACCTCGAGGGCACGGAGCCAGAAAGTCGAGGCCGCCGTGAAGACGACGGGCGGGCCGGGCGGGGGGAAGCGCCTGGTGCGGATCGACGCCGAGCAGCGAGTGGATTCGCGACGCACCGTGAAGCAGCGCCTGGCCGAACTGGCAACCCAGCGAGCCGAGGGCACCCTGGATGAGGAACGGCTCGCGGGTTTCGAGGATTGA